Proteins from a genomic interval of Nautilia sp. PV-1:
- a CDS encoding helix-turn-helix domain-containing protein, whose amino-acid sequence MTLGDKIKFLRENKGLNLSELAKKAGVAKSTLFKIEENKTNPTINTIWAIADVLGVAFGELVGEGEIKSDGVSVVLIEKTDRFESYKMTLKEGAEYIAKPHFPGSKEKIYVLKGGVMAGSIDNPEKAEEGDLIEFGADKTHIYKAAVKSTLIVTIFYPEKRYFKEDVFIDVFDEKEYKRLNGLVSSGVAIIRVIAKEDKYDAGNVIKNENGIFIFNKNMKTDVSGTLSIREYERKVILKHFRKELVYAAYLALIGEVEAAKALVLNSEFTDIKKALNGKN is encoded by the coding sequence ATGACGTTGGGCGATAAGATTAAGTTTCTAAGAGAGAACAAGGGGCTGAATTTAAGCGAATTGGCCAAAAAAGCCGGAGTCGCCAAATCCACGCTTTTTAAAATAGAAGAGAATAAAACAAACCCGACAATCAATACCATATGGGCCATTGCGGATGTGTTGGGGGTGGCTTTCGGAGAGCTTGTCGGAGAAGGGGAAATTAAAAGTGACGGGGTAAGTGTGGTTTTGATAGAAAAAACCGACAGATTTGAAAGTTATAAAATGACTTTAAAAGAAGGGGCCGAATATATTGCAAAACCTCATTTTCCGGGAAGCAAAGAAAAAATATACGTATTAAAAGGCGGCGTTATGGCAGGAAGCATAGATAATCCTGAAAAAGCCGAAGAGGGGGATTTAATCGAGTTTGGCGCGGACAAAACGCATATTTATAAAGCCGCAGTTAAATCCACGCTTATCGTAACCATTTTTTATCCTGAAAAACGCTATTTTAAAGAAGACGTTTTTATTGATGTTTTTGATGAAAAAGAATATAAACGCTTAAACGGGCTTGTCAGTTCAGGCGTAGCCATAATAAGGGTTATTGCAAAAGAGGATAAATATGACGCCGGTAATGTAATAAAAAACGAAAACGGAATTTTTATTTTTAACAAGAATATGAAAACGGATGTTTCAGGCACATTGAGCATACGGGAATATGAAAGAAAAGTGATTTTGAAACATTTCAGAAAAGAACTTGTATACGCCGCATATCTTGCGCTGATAGGTGAGGTGGAAGCCGCAAAAGCCCTGGTTTTAAACAGTGAATTTACAGATATTAAAAAGGCTTTAAATGGAAAAAACTAA
- a CDS encoding hemerythrin domain-containing protein, whose amino-acid sequence MGILKNILAKLRKIYTYEDKLIIELKDDHQTLFSLFNKIEKHLQKQNFEKIPEILKKFHYEYRLHIIYEDNYFYTYMKSKYKYNEKILNFINQKQEEMKSISKAISGFINRFDNVKKIESEQFKNELEKLGKALKARVEFEEKELYTLYS is encoded by the coding sequence ATGGGCATACTAAAAAACATACTGGCAAAACTCAGAAAAATTTATACTTATGAAGACAAACTGATCATTGAATTAAAAGACGATCATCAAACACTTTTTTCACTTTTTAACAAAATCGAAAAACACCTTCAAAAACAGAATTTTGAAAAAATCCCGGAAATACTTAAAAAGTTTCATTACGAATACAGACTGCACATAATTTATGAGGATAACTACTTTTACACGTATATGAAAAGCAAATATAAATACAACGAAAAAATCTTAAATTTTATAAATCAGAAACAGGAAGAAATGAAATCGATCTCAAAAGCAATTTCAGGATTTATAAACAGATTTGACAACGTTAAAAAAATTGAATCAGAACAGTTTAAAAACGAACTTGAAAAACTCGGAAAAGCCCTTAAAGCAAGGGTCGAGTTTGAAGAAAAAGAGCTGTATACGCTTTACAGCTAA
- the gltX gene encoding glutamate--tRNA ligase, protein MVVTRFAPSPTGYLHIGGLRTALFNWLWAKKNEGKFRLRIEDTDLSRNKQEAVDAILEAFNWTGLHWDDEVVFQSERFDKYKEYVNELLEKGMAYKCYLTKEELETIREARMKGEEPPIDIRKYRDFEGELDQPYVIRFKAPLSGTVGFEDGVKGKAQIDASQVDDFVIARSDGTPTYNFVVVIDDHEMGMTDIIRGDDHFTNTFKQVLVYKAFGWDVPKFYHVPMIHNEKGSKMSKRDGAVDVMEYKREGYLPEALLNFLVRLGWSHGDQEIFSIDEMIRLFDPKDINKAPSRYNKEKLDWLNQHYIKNSPNVRIVKLLKEDFGVDIEDHDKKEILIDELKDRVKTLKEMAEEIKKILSEPKEYNEKAVKKFLKDEVIANLREFLVFLNDKDPKTPVDWHDIMNEFLELKGIKPKFLMPPLRIAMVGDTKGIDLSAMLSILGKEEVKKRISSLLAKFEVF, encoded by the coding sequence ATGGTAGTTACCAGATTTGCACCCTCACCTACGGGATATTTACATATAGGAGGACTCAGAACCGCACTTTTTAACTGGCTTTGGGCGAAAAAAAACGAGGGAAAATTCAGACTCAGAATCGAAGATACGGATTTAAGCCGTAACAAACAAGAAGCGGTAGACGCGATACTTGAAGCATTTAACTGGACAGGGCTTCACTGGGACGATGAAGTAGTGTTCCAAAGCGAAAGATTTGATAAATATAAAGAATACGTAAACGAGCTTTTAGAAAAAGGCATGGCCTATAAATGCTACCTTACAAAAGAAGAGCTTGAAACTATCAGGGAAGCCAGAATGAAAGGCGAAGAGCCTCCTATTGATATCAGAAAATACAGAGATTTCGAAGGCGAGCTTGATCAGCCTTACGTTATCAGATTTAAAGCGCCTTTAAGCGGGACAGTCGGCTTTGAAGACGGAGTAAAAGGAAAAGCCCAAATCGACGCAAGCCAGGTTGACGATTTCGTAATCGCAAGAAGCGACGGAACACCTACTTATAACTTCGTAGTGGTAATAGACGACCACGAAATGGGAATGACGGATATAATAAGAGGGGACGACCACTTTACGAATACATTTAAACAGGTGCTTGTATATAAAGCGTTCGGGTGGGACGTGCCGAAATTCTACCACGTGCCTATGATTCACAACGAAAAAGGCTCTAAAATGTCCAAAAGGGACGGAGCCGTTGACGTTATGGAATATAAAAGAGAAGGTTATCTTCCGGAAGCTCTTTTAAACTTCCTTGTAAGACTTGGATGGAGTCACGGCGATCAGGAAATATTTTCAATAGATGAGATGATTAGACTTTTTGATCCGAAAGACATAAACAAGGCTCCTAGCAGATACAACAAAGAAAAACTCGACTGGCTGAACCAGCACTATATTAAAAATTCTCCAAATGTTAGAATCGTAAAACTTCTTAAAGAAGATTTCGGTGTGGATATCGAAGATCATGATAAAAAAGAAATATTAATTGATGAACTTAAAGACAGGGTAAAAACACTTAAAGAAATGGCCGAAGAAATTAAGAAGATCCTTTCAGAACCTAAAGAATACAACGAAAAAGCGGTAAAAAAATTTTTAAAAGACGAAGTTATTGCAAATCTCAGGGAATTTTTAGTGTTTTTAAACGATAAAGACCCTAAAACACCGGTTGACTGGCATGATATAATGAATGAATTTTTAGAACTTAAAGGTATAAAACCAAAATTCCTTATGCCGCCTTTGCGTATTGCGATGGTGGGGGATACCAAAGGTATAGACCTCTCTGCTATGTTAAGTATTCTCGGCAAAGAAGAAGTTAAAAAAAGAATCTCTTCTCTTCTTGCAAAATTTGAGGTTTTTTAA
- a CDS encoding amino acid permease — MKLSLSQGTATIVITLLGSGVFIVPALSATYSGWAALILWFIMALMILPVAFIFGKLGNLYPSAGGSATFVEEAFGKKTGFATKLLYLSIIPIGPPVVIITAASYLAGAFGNGYLIEFIILASLIILILNLLSLRVSSNINILITITIITIISAFFLVSLFHSYKITPHEIHIIKTLGIIFWCFVGIEAMSHISHEFKNENDFFKAVVIGIITVAFMYMAVTFSLLAFNAYGNESKNLRSLVIVASHIMPYADKIMAVVAFIICIMALNLYVASLTRLATTLNIGFKKALFVIMGIILAISILKFIFNFKVDLLITYSNGVFVLIYFLVSLSALKLLKTKTALSAVVTMGVIIVILGFDMVYAAVMYALFLLFSKAKEV; from the coding sequence ATGAAACTCTCCCTTTCACAAGGCACGGCTACGATTGTAATTACGCTTCTTGGTAGCGGTGTTTTTATAGTTCCGGCCCTGAGTGCGACATACAGCGGATGGGCGGCACTTATACTCTGGTTTATTATGGCTTTGATGATACTGCCGGTGGCGTTTATTTTCGGAAAATTAGGTAATCTGTATCCGAGCGCCGGCGGCAGCGCCACATTTGTGGAAGAGGCTTTCGGCAAAAAGACGGGATTTGCAACAAAACTTTTGTATCTTTCAATAATACCCATAGGCCCTCCTGTCGTAATTATAACTGCTGCGTCATATCTCGCCGGTGCATTCGGAAACGGCTATCTTATAGAATTCATAATTCTTGCAAGCTTAATTATTCTTATTCTAAACCTGTTAAGCCTTAGAGTTTCGTCTAATATCAATATATTGATCACAATTACGATAATTACCATAATTTCTGCATTTTTTTTAGTTTCGCTTTTTCACAGTTACAAAATAACGCCGCATGAAATTCACATCATAAAAACACTTGGGATAATTTTCTGGTGTTTTGTCGGTATTGAAGCCATGAGCCATATTTCGCACGAATTTAAAAACGAAAACGACTTTTTCAAAGCGGTTGTAATAGGGATAATTACTGTGGCGTTTATGTATATGGCGGTAACTTTTTCCCTTCTTGCCTTTAACGCTTACGGGAATGAGAGCAAAAACCTGCGTTCATTGGTTATTGTAGCTTCGCATATTATGCCTTATGCCGATAAAATTATGGCCGTTGTCGCGTTTATCATATGCATAATGGCTCTTAATCTTTACGTCGCTTCCCTTACACGCCTTGCCACCACCCTGAATATCGGGTTTAAAAAGGCTCTTTTTGTTATTATGGGAATTATTCTGGCAATCAGTATTTTAAAATTTATATTCAACTTTAAAGTGGATCTTTTAATAACATATTCAAACGGCGTGTTTGTTTTAATCTACTTTCTGGTATCTTTATCGGCACTTAAACTGCTTAAAACCAAAACAGCCCTTTCGGCTGTTGTTACAATGGGTGTAATTATTGTGATTTTAGGATTTGATATGGTTTATGCCGCAGTTATGTATGCTTTATTTTTATTGTTTTCAAAAGCAAAAGAGGTTTAA